The DNA segment ACCACGAGGACACCATCGAGCAGATGGACCGCCTGTTCCGCGACCACCTCTACAGCGGCGACGCACAGCCGGACGAAGCGGGCCGTATCCGCGTGGATGACTGGGAAATGACCCCGGAGATCCAGGGCATCGTGGACCAACGCTGGAAGGAAGTGAACACGGAGAACCTCGGCGAGCTGGGCGACTTCGAGGGCTACCAGTCCAGCTTCCTCCGCCTCTTCGGCTTCGGCCTGGCAGGTGTGGACTACTCCGCGGACACGGACACCTCGGTGGGCGTGCCTTCGCTTTCCTGATCAGGAAATGCTTTCACAAGCGGCGTACGGAGCCTCCCGGCTCCGGGCGCCGCTTTTTTTACATGGCCAGGATGAACGCAGTATAGCCCGCGCAGAGGCCGGTGAGCATCGAGAGGACGATGCCCACCTTGAATATCTTTTCCTCCCCGCGCAGTCCCCAGAACCAGCGGGAGTGGCAGAAGCAGGCGATGGACAGGTGGAGGACCGCCATCGCGCGGGCCGCATCATCGTAGATCGTCATGCCCCCACGCCTGCCCGGCCAGTAGGCTTCCATTGAGATCCAGGTCTTTGCCGCGAACAGGGAGATCAGCACGGGAAGGACGATGCCGAGCAGGATCATCTTCCTTTTCCCGCCGGTGGAAGGCGGATTCGCCAGATCCTCATAGTCGAAGCTCATGATCAGGGAGATCCCTCCTCATCCTCGAAATCCGCGTCCTTTCCGGTATTCCGGCCGACGGCCCACAGCAGCAGGCCGCCGATCGTCAGGCCGAGGAACACCACCATCCAGAACATGCCGCCCCAGCGGTCCATGTTCATGCCGAACAGGCCGCCCAGCGCCACCAGCGGCAGGAAGAACCCCGCCAACAGGTTGAGCCGGTAGGCGATCCGGCCAAGGCGGGCGGCGGAGCGGGCCTGTTGCTCCGAGCGTTCCGCCTGCCAGAACTGGAGGGTCACCCGGGCATCATTATTGAGAAGATCCGCCGCACGCTCGATCTCGCGCGCCCGATCACGGAAGGCGCGGATTTCGCGGTCATCCGGATCCATCGCCAGCGTCTGCTCCAGCGCCTGGACCAGGTTCCGGGTGGAGCGGGCCAGCGGTCCGGAATGCCGCAGGATCGTGAAAATTTCAGCCGCCGTGTCCGCTTCATCGACCACCTCGCCGTGTCCGTCGATGGCCTTCGAATAGCGGTCCAGCAACTCGCCCAGACCGCTGAGGCCCGGACCTGCTGCCTGTTGCCAGCGGCCTTCACGGTTCTTCCAGAAATAGAGGCCGGTGCGTTCCGGGACGCGCGGTTTCGGCACTTCATGGACGATCAGCAGCAGCTCGCCACGGCCCTCCAGACAGCGTTGGTGTCCGGGCCTGCCGCTCAGTTGCTCCCTCAGTTCCTCCTCCACGCGGAACTGGGCGGGCAGCTTCACCGACTCCTCGATAATCATCATGGCCCCCATCCTAGCGGAAATCCGCCCGCCGTCCATGGTCACGAACAGGTTCCCTGCGGGATTTCTTGCCAGCCTCCGCCGGATGCATTGAATGGCAGCCAACCCATGAAAAACACCGATCGCCGCGAATTCATCGCATCCCTTTCCGCCGCCGTGGCGGGTCTCGCCGTCGCATCCGCCCAGTCACAGGATCCCACCACAGGAGCCGCCGTGCTGGGACAGGGCAAATACCAGTGGAAGGTGGTTCCCGGTTGGGGCGTGCTGGATGCGGAGACTCCGGTGAAGGACTGCCATGCGATGGTGCAGGTGAAGGACGGGCGGATCTTCCTGCTGACGAACCACACGAAGAACAACGTCATCATCTATGACAAGGCGGGCAAGCTTCTTGGGAAATGGGGAACGGAGTATCCCGGCGCGCACGGCCTCACCCTGGCAGTCGAGGACGGAGAGGAAGTCTTCTACATGACCGACCACAGCCGCCACCAGTTCTACAAGCTGGCGCTGGACGGCCAGGTCCTCCGCACCTGGGACCATCCGCAGGCGAGCGGGAAATACACCAAGCCGGAGGAGTTCAAGCCCACCCACGTCGCCCTCGCCCCGGATGGCGGATTCTTCGTCGTGGACGGCTACGGCAAGAGCTGGGTGCACCGCTATGACGCGAAGGGCGAATACGTCGCCTCCTTCGGCGGCAACGAGCCTGACGGCCGCTCCCTCGCCTGCGCCCACGGTGCCTGGGTGGACACGCGGGATGCGAAGAACCTCCTGTGGGTGACCTCCCGCACGGAGGGCAAGCTGAAGCGCTTCACCATGGAGGGTGAACTGGTCGATGTGATCGACCTCCCAGGCACCAAGCCGAACTTCATCGTCCCCTTCGGCGAGTTCACCATGGTCCCCTACCTCAATGGCAACCAAGGCGACAAAAAGAAGATCCAGAGCGGCTTCATCAGCATCCTCGGCCCCGACCTGAAAGTCCTCTCCAACCTCGGCGCCCCCGCCGCGGAATACGTGGACAGCAAGCTGCAGCCGATGGGCAGTGACACGAAGCTTTTCACCAATCCCCACGGAATCCTGATCGATGACGAGGATAGCGTCTACATCGCCCAGTGGAACTCCGGGAACACCTACCCGATCAAGCTGGAACGGGTGAAGGCATAGGCCCTCCGCACAGCAACACGGACGCCGTGATTTCGGCTGCCCTTCAGAAGCCATGAAAAACAAATCCGTCCCTATCGGCCTGGCGTTCGCACTGGCTACGGTGATCATTCTGCGGATCAACTCCCAAAGAACCTTGGGATCAGCCGACATCGAAGGAACCAACCTGCGGTGTCAGATCGTTCAATCGCGATCCATAGGCAACATCGTCGGCATCGGTGCCACTGAAATCTGGTTCTCCGTGATCAATCCCGAGGGAATCTGGCTCCAGACGCAACGGATCAACATCATCGGCCACGGGGAGACGAAGTGGGTGCAGTGGGATGCACCGAAATCCATCAAGACCGAAACCAGGAACACGCTTTCCGTGATCCCCATCGAACTGCGCCTGCCCTCGGGGAAGATCATCAACGACGAAGTGGTGGTTGGCATCAACTGAACCGGACTACAGGCTGCATTTTCCTCGGACCGAACGCCGCAGCCCCAGCAGATGAGCGATTCCATCAAGGCGGGAGACAGCAACCCTTACCAAACACCTGTCGGCTGCACCAGCCAGTCCGGAAGCAGGAGAATGCTGATCATTCCCATCGTCCATGGCTTGGCCATCCTGGTTCTTGCCGCGATATCCCATCGTTTGATCAGCCTCTACACTGAGGAGCTCCAGGATATGAACACTCCGCCGGGGGGAGTGATGCGGCTTTTCCGCCCGGTGGAGAGCCGTCTTTACGGCGGCGTATTGGTTCTGCTGGGCTTCGTCTCGCTCTTTTCCGCCACCTTCAGATCAAAGAGAACACAGATCATTTCATTGGTTTCGACCACGATCTTGGCGGGCCTCCACATATCGGTGACGATCCATGCGTTTCGGTTGCTTTACCAGTATCTGACCAAATTGATCACCGATTTCCAATAGGAGGTGAATCTATCATCCATCGGAAACACGGGCTTTGTCTAAAGGAGTCCGCCAGAGTGCATACCGTTTCCCCTTTGACTCGCCCGTTCATCCCGGCATCCTGCGGGTCCGTCCATGAGTCCGCGCGAAGCCATCGTCACCCTGAACCTGCTGCCCCGGATCGGGCCCGTGCGGGTGAAGCGGTTGCTGGAGGCATTCGACACCCCGGACGCGATC comes from the Luteolibacter sp. SL250 genome and includes:
- a CDS encoding CorA family divalent cation transporter, whose product is MMIIEESVKLPAQFRVEEELREQLSGRPGHQRCLEGRGELLLIVHEVPKPRVPERTGLYFWKNREGRWQQAAGPGLSGLGELLDRYSKAIDGHGEVVDEADTAAEIFTILRHSGPLARSTRNLVQALEQTLAMDPDDREIRAFRDRAREIERAADLLNNDARVTLQFWQAERSEQQARSAARLGRIAYRLNLLAGFFLPLVALGGLFGMNMDRWGGMFWMVVFLGLTIGGLLLWAVGRNTGKDADFEDEEGSP